TCGGCCGCGGCTGCCGCGGCCTGAATCGCCGTCCGTGAGGACCAGAGTGCCTGATCGACACTGCCTAGGTGCCACAACGCGATTTGATCCGGTTCACGGGAAAGACAATGTCGATGAAAGCGCCTGGCCAGAGATGTCGACGCACCATGCCAAATGGCTGCAATGCCCACACCGCCCCAGGCGAATCCTGGCCTCTGGATATACCATCCTGGGCCACCCACTACTACAGCTGGAACATCAATTAACACCAACCCCCGACTTGGCACCTCTGGTAAGCCAAGTGCGGTCCAAGGGCGCCCGCTGGTGGAAACACCAGGGTGGTGCAAATCAATCGCGAACAATTGCATGCCGTCCTCGGTCCACGCGCTCACAAGAGCATGGCTGAGGTCCTCCGCTAGAGAACACCACGGTTTGGGGCCGTTCAGCCGCCAGCCTCCTCCCTGGGGCGTGGCCGTCAGCTGTTCTCCAGGACCGTGGGCTGCAAAGACTCCCCACGTTGAGTCTTCCGGCCATAATTCGTTTTGGTCGGCCTGATCGAGAATAGCCAGGGCATCCAAATGCGGTTCGATGATCCGCGCAGCAGTGAGATCAGCGGCGCCTAGAGTGGCTAGCGCTTGCCAAAGCTGCACGACATTCCCATGCTGGGGAAAGGGCAGTCTGTGCCCGAGTTTCCGAGCAAGCTCAAGCAGTGCCGTGATATCCGCTCTGCAACCTTGGGCAGTCTCATAAAGATCGTGCAGAAACTCCATATTATTTGCGTCTGCTGCCGCACGACCGGGATCCAGGCGCACCCCGAAACTTCGGTGAGGCTCCGAGGCGCTGCCTGCTACTGACGCTGCATGGGATGTTGAGGACATACTGCCAGTCTCCTTGGAGCTGAGGGGAAAAGGAACTAGCTAAGCTCGAAATATGGCTAGAACATATGTGTCAGGACTCCGCCGTCAACGCGCACCGCTGATCCATTTGTCGCGGACGCTACCGGGCTTGCCAAGAACGCCACCATGTTCGCGATTTCGCTTGGCTCGATGAATCGTTCAAGTAGCGAGGTTTGATTCGTAGCGATGATAGCTTTTTTCATGTCCGCTACTGATGCGGCTGATTGATGAGCGAGCTCCCCAACAGTTTGGGCAACACCATCGGAGTACGTGGGGCCTCCAATCACCGAGTTTACGGTGACGCCGGTGCCTCGGGTGAGCTTCGCCAAGCCATTTCCAACCGCTAGCATCGCCGCCTTTGAGGTGCCGTAGTGGATCATTTCGGCTGGGATGTTGACCCCGGATTCACTGCTCACGAAAACTACTCGGCCCCAGCCCCGCTCCAATAAGGTCGGGATCACATGTCTGGCGAGTCGTACTCCGCTGAGCACATTCACTTCGAAGTACGACCACCAGTCTTCATCAGAAATGAGATCGAACGATTTCAGCTCGAAGAGTCCAACGTTGTTGATGAGCATGTCGACGTCGGCAAGTTCGGCACAAAGTTGGGCCACCTGATCGGGGTCAGCGAAATCGGCGACCAAGCCAGCAACGGATGCTCCAGGCACTTTCTCTCGCAGCGACTCGACAGCCGCGGACAACTTCACCGCATCACGCCCGTTGATTGCCACATCCACACCCTCTTTAGCCAACGCTTTCGCAATGGCATAACCGATTCCCTGGCTCGAACCGCTGATGAATGCTTTTTTGCCGCGGAGCTGCAGATCCATAATTCTCTCCTTCTCGTCGCATACAAAAACTGCGACTTCATGATGCGCTAGAAATACCGGCACTGATTCAAAGCGACGATCCCACACGCGGATCAGCTCCCAATCAGCCCATCAGGCCCACGAACTAGAATGAGCAGGTGAGCAAGCTTGGAATCCGCGTCCTCGGTCCGATCAGCGTGGAGCACGCTGGCAGTCAGCTGCCTCTCGCCAAAGCACAACACCGTGAGATCCTCGGGATACTGATAGCCACCCACGGCAGAACGGTGTCCACAGGCCGACTTATCGAAGAGTTGTGGGAGGACGCTCCTGCCGGCGCGATCGGTGCCATCCGCACCTTTATCGGTGAAATTCGAAGAATTCTTGAACCGGAGCGTCGTCCCCGCTCGTCCTCGGCAATTCTTGTCACGACAGGCGACGGTTATGTACTCAAACCCGCATCGATCACAGTCGATCTCAGTCGGGCCGAGCAAGGAATTCGTGCGGCAGAAGGAGCGGTGAACCCGGAAACGCGCGAATCGCTGTTGACTGCCGCGTTGGAGGAGTGGCGTGGGCAAGCCTTCGAGGAGTTCAGCGCGCGCCCATGGGCCAAAAATGAAAGGGCATGGATAGCTGAACTCCGTGCGGGCGCAGTCGAGGACTTGGCCGAAACCCGGCTTGGACTAGGACGGCCGGGGGGCGCAATCGTGCTACTCGATACTCAAGTTGGCGTCCATCCTTGGCGAGAGGAAAGCTGGCGGTTGCTCGCACTCACTCTCTACCGGTCCGCACGCCAGGGAGACGCCCTCGCCGTCCTATCTCAAGCCCGCTCCACGTTGTTCCATCATCTCGAACTGGAGCCAAGTATTAGGCTGACGGAGCTCGAGGGCGCCATCAGGCGTCATGATCCTTCGCTTGACATCAACGAAGACGGCCAGTCGATCCTGGTGCGAACCGCTAACGCCACTGCCCGAACTGGGGCGCGTTCCCAGTTCGAAAGCGTGACGCTTCTCTTGCCTCTACTGGCGGTATCGGGCTCGGTGCAGTTCGCGGCCGAACAACGAATCTCCGCCATTACCGCTGCCGAACAGTTTGGTGACTCAGAACTGGCCGCGCGCGTCATCGGCGGGTTCGAGGTACCCGGTAGCTGGACTCGATCAGATGATCCGGCCCAGTCAGTGTTGATCGTCGAAGCAGCCTTACGGACTGTCTCCACACTTCCACCTGAGGCCTCGGATCGGTTGCGGGCACGGCTTCTGGCCACCATAGCCATGGAATCCCGGGGTACCGTCAACCGACTCGCTGAGGCCGTCGCAGCAGAAAGAATCGCCCGGCGCCTGAGCGACGCCTCGCTCCTGTGCTTCGCGCTCAGCGCACGCTATCTTCAAACGTTTGGGACGACAGGGCAAGCAAGTTCAAGAGAAAGGATCGGTGCAGAGATCACTGCCATAGCCGTGGGAGCGGAGCTGCCGACTTTCGAAATTGAGGGGCGTCTGATCAGGATGCAGGCGTTCTGCGCCCTCGACGACATTGGCGCAGCCTCAGAGGAGGCCGACCGTATCGACGTACTTGCCGTACGTTTCTCCCGCCCCTCGCGTCTGTCTTCACCGGTTGGTTTCGGTGGACCTTCACCGGTGGCTCCACACCCCTTGAAGGAGAAGAGATGCCCGGCTTCAGGATGGGGCTACCCGAACTGGCGCTCCGAGGATGCCATGAAAGCTCTCGACACGGTTCCAGACCCACCCCAGGATCTGATGCTGGAAGTATCGTGGTTCCTCATCGGCGTTGCTGCCATCGACACCGGCAACCGGGATGCTGGAAGGCGGGCGTACGACGCTCTTCTACCGGCGGCAGACGAGCGCGCAGGGGGCAGTGGGGCGGTGGACCTCGGATCAATCTCAGATCTGATCGACGAACTCAATCAGTTCTGCACCACCAACGATCAGCACTAAAACGAATATCCCTTGAGAAAGCACAACGCACTCTAGGGCGCACCGCGGAGGAAGGGAAACACCATGGAAGTACTCGTCATCGGTGCGGGGCTGGCAGGGCTGCGCGCAGCCGGGTTGGCCGCCAAGCAGGGGCACGACGTCACGGTCCTAGAGGCATCCACACGGGTCGGGGGACGCGTGGACACCGAGATGATTGACGGGTTCCGCTGCGATCGTGGTTTTCAACTCCTGAACCCCGGCTACCCTGATGCCCAGCGGGCTCTGAACCTCGGTGTCTTGGACCTGCATGCATGGGGGCGCGGCGTCGCAGTGCGACGCGACGGCGGCGTCAATGTGCTGGCCGATCCCTCCCGGCACCCTCTGCTGGGCCGGGGACTATTGGGTGGCACTTTAGAATTGAGCGATCTTAGCGCCGTCGTGCGTTGGTATCGTCTCGCCGGCGACAAATCACGAACGCTGCGCGAGACCATCGAAGATGCTGGTTTTTCGAGTCCTTTGCGCAAGGTCATTGAGCGTTTCTTCTCCGGGGTGGTGGGGGAAACGGAGCTGTCTGTCTCTGCACCTTTCGCCCGGCGGCTTGGCTGGTACTTCGTGAAGGGAACCCCATCGCTGCCGTCGCAAGGGATGTCGGCCATTGCGCATCAGTTGGCGGAACCCGTGGTGGATCAGATCCATTTTGGTCAGACGGTAGATTCACTGACGAGCGCGGATGGAAAGGTGGTCGTGTCCTGTGCTTCGGGGGATCGGCTAGCTGCCGATCGGGTGGTGCTCGCTGCTGGTCCTCGGGCCAGTGCCCGGCTGACTGGGCAAGTTGAGCCCGCCATGCACTCCCTGACAACGTGGTGGTTCGCCACGTCACGGCGTCCCAGCGATTCGCCTTTTCTGCATGTGGACGTGCGCGATGGTTCCCGGCTCGTCCACGCGTCGGTGGTCTCCAACGTCTGCCCGTCCTATGCCCCGGCTGGCAGTCACCTGGTGCAAGCCACGGCCGTTGGTGAACACGGCGTGGATGACGCTATGGCCCTGGCCCAGACAGCAGACATCCTGGCGGTGCACAATCCTGACTGGCGGCTATTGGTTCGTCATGACATCTCTGACGCGCTACCAGCCATCAGGCCCGGGCACCAACCCCTGGTCAGCACGATGCCTGGTGTCATTATGGCTGGGGACAGCAGGGAGGCTTCCATACAAGGGGCGCTGGCCAGCGGCACCGCAGCAGGGGAAGCGCTCGCTGGGCTGGTCCCATAAGGATCGGGCGGTCTCCCGGGAGGAACGGGTAGCCCTCGAGTGTGCGCCGAAAGGTTCCATGCCTGCGGAGGAATGGTAATTTTAGGTACTAAGACGATGGCCGCCCATCATCGACCACCACTAAAGAGACCGGACGGAGGCGGGGTACATGAGCACCTCGACTAGAACACGCGGTAACCGAGAGACCAAACGGACGTCACTATTGGGACTGTTCAAGGTCATGATCAGGCTGACACCACGTCAAGTCACTGATGAAGTTTCATTGGCGATGACGCAGATGAAGCAAAAGGGCATCCAGGCAGGTGTTGCCGTTGCCTTCTTTGTAGTTGCGTTGGTTTTCCTGGGATTTCTTGCCGTGGCCTTGATAGTCTCGGCCATCGCCGGGCTGTCCAACGTCATGGACACGTGGCTGGCCGCGCTTGCCGTCGGCGGTCTCTTTCTCATCATCCTGGTGATCTCGGCGCTGATTGGATTGTCCAAACTCAAGAAGGCGCTTCCATTGATGCCCGAAGACGCCATTCGCGGCGTGCGCCACGACATCGGCGTTTTGAAGGACGGCAAGAGCTTTGATGAGTCCACGCTTGACCGCGAAAAGCCAGAGAAGGATAAGAAGAAAGACAAAAAGAAGGATAAAGACGGCAAGCCCTCTTCGCCTGCTCCATCCTTTGGTGAGTTGAAGTCGCGCACCCGTGAGCGGCGTGAACATATTGCCGCCGTACGGGATGGGCTTGGCCGAGAGCTGGACCCCAAAGCCCGCAAAGCTGAGTTGAAGCGTAGCGCGGAGTCATCCGTTGGTAACCTCAAAGCCCATTTCACGGCATCGGGAAGTGGCGCCCATCGGTCGGCGTCGGAAGAGGGTTCATCTCTTCGTTGGAAGCCGCTTATGGTACTGGCTATCTCTGTTGGTGCCATGGTGGTCATGGCTCGGAAGCTGCTTCAGAAGTGAGGCGAAATTCCGCCGTCTAACGAGGGCGGCTGCACGGGTATGGCAGGAGGGGAGTTATCCGAGGGGAGGCGGCATAGATGAGAGTGTTTGGCGCCGGGCAACGACCAGGCGTTGAGCCAAGATTGCTCACGGTGTTCTGGACCGTTCCCAACCTGATCACGGTGGTGCGATTCCTGCTTGTTCCGGTATTCGTCTGGTTGGTGGATCAGGAACATTATGGTCGGGCCGTCATCGCGCTTGTAATCTTGGGCGCGACGGACTGGGTAGACGGGTATGTCGCCCGGTTCCTGAACCAGGTGTCGGTGGTTGGGCGGTGGTTAGACCCCGTGGCCGACAGGCTCGCCCTGATCGTGGTTGCGGCGACGTTTGTCGTTCAGGGGATTGCACCCAACTGGCTTGTATACATCATCGTCATTCCGGACGTGATTCTGGTTTCGTACGGGTTACTCCTGTTCCATGGAAGTCCGGACCTTCCCGTGAGCAAAATTGGGAAGGTTCGTACGGCTCTGTTGCTACTGGGCACTCCGTTGCTGCTGTTGCATCGGGTACCTGGCTTCGATAACGACGCGCTGTTGACTGCGGCAACCGTGATTCTTGCTCTGGGTTGCGCGGGCCACCTCTTGGCGTTTGTTGACTACCTGCGCAAGGTGACGCTAAAGCATCGTCAACTGAAGTTGATGTCGCCTCCTGAGGAAACGTCCGCTTGATGGTGTGGTTGGCTATTGGCTGTGCGCTCCTTGGTGCAGTGTTCTTGGCCTTTGGTGCACAGCGGCAGGGGAGCGCGGTCCGAGCCTCAAGTGGCGGGCTTGCACTGACCTCTTCCGGGTTCTTGCGCCTGCTACGTAATCCGCGCTGGGTATTGGGTTTATTGCTGCTTGGGGTGGGAATGGCGCTGAATATCGTCGCTTTGGCAACGGCGTCTTTGACGGTGGTTCAACCTATCGGGGCCATCGCTCTGGTCATCACGACGGTGGTCAACTCCCGGGAGCTGGGGTTACGGCTGAATCGGATCACGGTCGTGGCGATCACTGCCTGCGTGGCTGGCAGTGCGACGTTCGTGGTCCTCGCTGTGAATGTGACGCGGAGCAATGCGAGCGTGAGTGGTTCCGAGGAAGTCACCACGGTGCTTCTTGTTGGCTGCGCTGTTGCGCTCTTCGGTACTCTTGCCCTGTCGTTTAGGTTCCGTCTGGGTGCCTTCGGCTACATCTTCGGCGCTGGCGTGTTGTTTGGATTCGTCGCGGTGTTGACGAAGATCATTGCGACGCATCTGCTTGACCCCAATGGCAGGTTCCTCCTGAACGTCCCCATCTATTCGGTCTTCGCCATTGCGGCAGCTGCGGCACTGGGGTCGTGGTTCGTGCAGAGCGCCTATTCTTCGGGACCTCCGGATCTGGTGATAGCCGGTCTGACAGTCATCGATCCGATCGTGGGAATCGCCGTCGGAATGGCGGTTCTGGGAGAACTTCAGCCGGAGGTACAGCCCGTGACGGCGGTGGCCATGGGGGCCGCTGCTATCGTTGCTATTGTTGGAGTCATCGCGTTATCCAGACATCATCCTGATGTTCTGCAGCGACGGAATGAACGACGGCGGCAGTAGCCGCTTCCCCAACGCCTAACTGGAAGAACGCCCTGTGACGGAACCGGCCGGACGCAAACCTCTGACCATTCTCATTGCTGCTGATACCTATTATCCCAATATCAATGGTGCTGCCCAGTTCGGCTATCGCCTGGCCCGCGGCATGAGCGCACGCGGCCACGATGTTCATGTGGTGGCTCCCCGAGGAGGCGCTGGTGGTCCCTTCACGGAGCCTCGGGAGGAAGGTACGGTTCATCGGCTTCGATCCCGAGGAGTCTTTACGCACGAGTACTTCCGCATCTGTCTGCCGTGGGAAATCAAGGCTCACATTCGGATGCTGTTTGATCGCGTGCAACCGGACGTCGTTCATGTCCAGAGCCATTATATGATTGGTGAGCAAGTGCTGTACGAGGCGGTGCGTCGTGGTATCCGTGTTGTGGCAACGAACCATTTCATGCCTGAGAATATGAATCCGTTCCTGCCCTTCCCCCAGTGGTTCAAGGACATTATCGCGCGGAATTCTTGGCGTGACATGGGCAAGGTGATGAGTCGAGCCGATGTTGTCACCACGCCCACACCCCTGGCCGCAAAAGCCATGCACGAGCACGCATTCCTGACAAAGGTTCTCCCGCTCTCCAACGGCATTGATGCCAGCGTCTATGAGCTGCTGCCCGGTGAGGTTGTTCAGCCTCCTCCCCGGCCGATAGTGCTGTTTGCGGGAAGGTTGGCGGAGGAGAAAAACATCAATGTGCTGATTGATGCGTTGGCCCGGGTTGCTCCCGATCTTGATGTTTGTCTGGAAGTGGTTGGCGGTGGTGAGGTTCGTTCCAGCCTCGAAGCCCAGGTGGTTAGGCTTGATCTCGGTGACCGAGTGACATTCCTTGGTCTGGTGGACGATGACGAACTCCGAAGGGCTTATCTTCGGGCATCGTTGTTCGTCATGCCGGGAACAGCGGAACTACAGTCGCTGGTCACTCTGGAAGCCATGTCGGCCTCGACTCCGGTTGTTCTCGCTGACGCGATGGCGCTGCCGCACCTGGTTGATGGCGGGGTCAATGGCTTCCTTTTCACACCGAATGACAGTGCTGATCTCGCGGAAAAGATGACGCGCATCCTTTCCCTTCCGGAAGATCAGCTCCACGCCATGGGTCGGGCCAGCCGGCGCATGGTGGACCGGCACAGTCACGAAAAGACACTCAAGACGTTCGAGGCTCTCTATTACGGGGAGTCGCGGTCGTCGGAAACGGTATAGGTTCCGGTTGCCATGGCGGCAGGAGCGTCCACTAGTATGTTTGAGTTGCCTGAACAGTAATGCTCCACGGGGCTATAGCTCAGCTGGTTAGAGCGCGGGACTCATAATCCTAAGGTCCTCGGTTCAAGTCCGAGTAGCCCTACGGTCAACCCCGGTCCGGACGAATATGTCGTTCGGACCGGGGTTTTCGTGTTGTGGATTGTATCCGTAAGTTACTCATTGGTAACATGCTTCTAGGTCGGTGAACCGACCCTCGACATCATTGTGCACGCGGCAACGAAGGACTACGTCATGGCCAAACCTGTTATCGATCCCGACAACCTGCCGTATGGCGACGGCGACTTCTACGCTTTCGAGGAGCTTCTGTCTGAGGCCGAGCGTAACCGCCTCCATGAAATCCGGGCGTGGTTGAAGGCCGAGGTCAAGCCGATTGCAGCCGAGGCATGGAACCAGGGAGTCTTCCCCCGTTCCATCATTCCTAAACTCGCTGAGATCGACATCATGAGCCCGGTTCATAGGCAGGGCCACTCAAGCTTGTTCGCGGGCCTGGTGCATGCGGAGTTCACCAGGGCTGATACGTCCATCGCTACGTTCATGGGTGTCCATGACGGCCTGTTCACAGGATCCATCGAGGCGCTGGCTTCACAAGAGCAGAAGGCGGCCTGGTTGCCTGATATCTACTCGCTCAAGAAGATCGGCGCATTTGGCCTCACGGAACCGCTCGGCGGATCGGATGTTGCAGGCGGCACCCGGACGACGGCTCAGCGCGATGGAGACAACTGGATCCTGAACGGGGAAAAGCGATGGATCGGAAACGCCACCTTCTCTGACTGGGTGGTTATTTACGCACGGGATCTCGCGGATAACCAGGTCAAGGGTTTCCTTGTAGATACCACTCTCGAAGGCTACTCAGCTACGAAGATCGAGAACAAGATTTCCCTTCGGTCCGTGGAGAACGCGGACATAGTTCTCGACAATGTAATCGTCAGCGACGATTTCCATCTCAAGGGAGCCAATAGTTTCAAGGACACCAATAAGGTGCTGAAGGTTACCCGCCTGGCGGTGGCTTGGCAGGCCGTGGGCCAGCAGATGGCGGCGTTCGACGTCGCACGTCGTTACGCCGTTGAACGTCAGCAGTTCGGTCGGCCGCTGGCTTCCTTCCAGCTCATCCAGGACAAGCTTGTTCAGATCCTCGGTAATACTGTCAGCTCCATGGGCATGATGGTCCGGCTTGCTCAGCTTGAAGATGCCGGGGCAGCCAAGGATGAGCAGTCTGCCTTGGCCAAGGCCTTCACCACCGCGAGGATGCGCGAAAGTGTCGCGCATGGGCGTGCGATTCTCGGTGGGAACGGTATTGTCGTTGACTACGAAATGGCAAAGATCTTCGCTGACGCTGAGGCCATCTACTCCTATGAAGGCACCCACGAAATCAATACTCTGGTGACCGGCCGCGCTATTACCGGCATCGCTGCCTTCGTGTAGTCCGCCTCGCGGACGGCAACCTACCGCGGGAGGGGGAGCAGGATGGACGGCCGCCGGTCTCTGATGAAATCCAACGGGTCCACATACTTACTGTCAACCCTCACTCCCCAGTGGAGGCAGGCTGACTCACAGTGACCTCCGGCACCTATGGCCCCTAGCCGTTTTCCGGCAACGACGACGTCGCCCTCGCTGACAATAGCCAATGCTGGCTCAAAGCTGCTTAGTACTCCGTTCCCATGATCCACTGTGATCACGGGACGGTCGACGACGGTGCCGACGAACAGGACGCGACCGTCAGCCGGGGACACTATCTCTGTTCCTGGCGCTGCCTCCAGATCGACGCCCCGGTGCCCGCTCGCCCAGGGTTGGGGTGGGGGCTCAAAGTGGCGACTGACGTCAGGCGTAGGTTGGAGTGGCCACTGCCATGGTTCTTGTGAATCGGCCTGTGCCGTCAGCGCAGGAAAAACGATCCCAAGGCAGCAGAGCGATAGAAGTGCCAAAGCCAGTGGACGAAGCGCGGGGCCGCGGAGTTTTGACATGTATCCACCATGTGCCCTCTGGCTGCCGGATGTGAGACTGGCATGCCTCTATGTGGAGTCAGCCCCGGGCCTGGCCTGATGTGGAGGAACGGTCGCCTCCGGCGTTATAGAGAAGGGGTGCTGTAGTACACTAAGTCAAGCAGTTCGGTGTCCTAAACGAGTTTCTGTTCAGGTAACAGTATTCGAGGAGGCCATCGGACTGACTTCGCGTGTTCTGAATCCCGTCCCAATCTCGCTTATTTGCGGGGTGTGAACGGGTGCATCTCCTGCGGTCCGGTTTCTGCCGGATGGACATGCAGTTCTCCATTGCAGAGCTGATGAGCACCAGGAACTCCTGCCCAACCCGGGCAGATAGTTATCAACCGTCAAAGTGGCAGTTGCCGGGCATATTTGCCCGCCTGCCGGAAGGAGTGACGACATGCCAGTCGTTACCATGCGTCAGCTGCTCGACAGCGGCGTACATTTCGGTCACCAGACCCGTCGTTGGAACCCGAAGATGAAGCGTTTCATCTTCACGGAACGCAACGGTATCTACATCATTGACCTGCAGCAGTCGCTGTCCTACATCGACCGCGCCTACGAGTTTGTGAAGGCCACTGTTGCACACGGTGGAACAATCCTGTTCGTCGGCACCAAGAAGCAGGCTCAGGAGACCATCGCCGAGCAGGCTACACGAGTTGGCCAGCCCTACGTGAACCAGCGCTGGCTCGGTGGAATGCTCACCAACTTCCAGACTGTCGCCAAGCGGATCCAGCGTTTGAAGGAACTCGAGGAAATCGATTTCGACGACGTCGCCGGCTCCGGTCACACCAAGAAAGAACTTCTTCTTTTCAAACGTGAAATGACCAAGCTTGAGACCAACCTCGGCGGTATCCGCAACCTGACCAAGGCTCCGTCCGCAATCTGGATCGTTGACACCCAGAAGGAGCACCTGGCCGTGGACGAGGCCAAGAAGCTCAACATCCCTGTTGTCGCCATCTTGGACAGCAACTGTGACCCGGACGACGTCGACTTCCCGATCCCGGGCAACGACGACGCCATCCGCTCCGTCAACCTGCTCACTCGCGTTGTCGCAGATGCTGTTGCAGAAGGCCTCGTAGCCCGTCACAACCGTTCCGGTTCTGATTCTTCCGCGGCTGCCGAGCCGATGGCAGAGTGGGAACGCGAGCTTCTCGGGGACGCCGGGACCGAAACCACGGAAGCGCCCGCTGAGGCTGCTACTTCTGAAGCTCCGGCCAAGGCAGAAGTGACCGAAGCTCCGGCCGAGGCAGACGTTACTGAAGCCCCGGTGGATTCGGAAACGGCAGAAGAAGCAAAGTAAAGCTCAGTTTCATAGCGGCCACAGGCCGGTTGGAACCAGCGTCCGTGATAGTCCCGGATTCTTGTCCGGGACTATCACGGACGAAGACATACTGCAGATACTCACTGAAGGGGTTAACTATGGCGAACTACACCGCCGCTGATATCAAGGCTCTGCGCGAGCGCACGGGCGCCGGTATGATGGACGTCAAGAAGGCTCTTGACGAGGCGAACGGCGACGCCGACAAGGCCATGGATTTGATTCGCATC
This region of Arthrobacter roseus genomic DNA includes:
- a CDS encoding acyl-CoA dehydrogenase family protein, with the translated sequence MSSTSHAASVAGSASEPHRSFGVRLDPGRAAADANNMEFLHDLYETAQGCRADITALLELARKLGHRLPFPQHGNVVQLWQALATLGAADLTAARIIEPHLDALAILDQADQNELWPEDSTWGVFAAHGPGEQLTATPQGGGWRLNGPKPWCSLAEDLSHALVSAWTEDGMQLFAIDLHHPGVSTSGRPWTALGLPEVPSRGLVLIDVPAVVVGGPGWYIQRPGFAWGGVGIAAIWHGASTSLARRFHRHCLSREPDQIALWHLGSVDQALWSSRTAIQAAAAAADSATEGTPSAEAPALMAARVRATVVAASESVLSLTSHGMGPEPLAFEPEHAQRVADLQLYLRQDHAERSLAVHGKAVLDAASAVGVGIAPW
- a CDS encoding SDR family NAD(P)-dependent oxidoreductase, yielding MDLQLRGKKAFISGSSQGIGYAIAKALAKEGVDVAINGRDAVKLSAAVESLREKVPGASVAGLVADFADPDQVAQLCAELADVDMLINNVGLFELKSFDLISDEDWWSYFEVNVLSGVRLARHVIPTLLERGWGRVVFVSSESGVNIPAEMIHYGTSKAAMLAVGNGLAKLTRGTGVTVNSVIGGPTYSDGVAQTVGELAHQSAASVADMKKAIIATNQTSLLERFIEPSEIANMVAFLASPVASATNGSAVRVDGGVLTHMF
- a CDS encoding BTAD domain-containing putative transcriptional regulator, yielding MSKLGIRVLGPISVEHAGSQLPLAKAQHREILGILIATHGRTVSTGRLIEELWEDAPAGAIGAIRTFIGEIRRILEPERRPRSSSAILVTTGDGYVLKPASITVDLSRAEQGIRAAEGAVNPETRESLLTAALEEWRGQAFEEFSARPWAKNERAWIAELRAGAVEDLAETRLGLGRPGGAIVLLDTQVGVHPWREESWRLLALTLYRSARQGDALAVLSQARSTLFHHLELEPSIRLTELEGAIRRHDPSLDINEDGQSILVRTANATARTGARSQFESVTLLLPLLAVSGSVQFAAEQRISAITAAEQFGDSELAARVIGGFEVPGSWTRSDDPAQSVLIVEAALRTVSTLPPEASDRLRARLLATIAMESRGTVNRLAEAVAAERIARRLSDASLLCFALSARYLQTFGTTGQASSRERIGAEITAIAVGAELPTFEIEGRLIRMQAFCALDDIGAASEEADRIDVLAVRFSRPSRLSSPVGFGGPSPVAPHPLKEKRCPASGWGYPNWRSEDAMKALDTVPDPPQDLMLEVSWFLIGVAAIDTGNRDAGRRAYDALLPAADERAGGSGAVDLGSISDLIDELNQFCTTNDQH
- a CDS encoding FAD-dependent oxidoreductase — protein: MEVLVIGAGLAGLRAAGLAAKQGHDVTVLEASTRVGGRVDTEMIDGFRCDRGFQLLNPGYPDAQRALNLGVLDLHAWGRGVAVRRDGGVNVLADPSRHPLLGRGLLGGTLELSDLSAVVRWYRLAGDKSRTLRETIEDAGFSSPLRKVIERFFSGVVGETELSVSAPFARRLGWYFVKGTPSLPSQGMSAIAHQLAEPVVDQIHFGQTVDSLTSADGKVVVSCASGDRLAADRVVLAAGPRASARLTGQVEPAMHSLTTWWFATSRRPSDSPFLHVDVRDGSRLVHASVVSNVCPSYAPAGSHLVQATAVGEHGVDDAMALAQTADILAVHNPDWRLLVRHDISDALPAIRPGHQPLVSTMPGVIMAGDSREASIQGALASGTAAGEALAGLVP
- a CDS encoding phage holin family protein, producing MSTSTRTRGNRETKRTSLLGLFKVMIRLTPRQVTDEVSLAMTQMKQKGIQAGVAVAFFVVALVFLGFLAVALIVSAIAGLSNVMDTWLAALAVGGLFLIILVISALIGLSKLKKALPLMPEDAIRGVRHDIGVLKDGKSFDESTLDREKPEKDKKKDKKKDKDGKPSSPAPSFGELKSRTRERREHIAAVRDGLGRELDPKARKAELKRSAESSVGNLKAHFTASGSGAHRSASEEGSSLRWKPLMVLAISVGAMVVMARKLLQK
- a CDS encoding CDP-alcohol phosphatidyltransferase family protein → MRVFGAGQRPGVEPRLLTVFWTVPNLITVVRFLLVPVFVWLVDQEHYGRAVIALVILGATDWVDGYVARFLNQVSVVGRWLDPVADRLALIVVAATFVVQGIAPNWLVYIIVIPDVILVSYGLLLFHGSPDLPVSKIGKVRTALLLLGTPLLLLHRVPGFDNDALLTAATVILALGCAGHLLAFVDYLRKVTLKHRQLKLMSPPEETSA
- a CDS encoding DMT family transporter, producing the protein MVWLAIGCALLGAVFLAFGAQRQGSAVRASSGGLALTSSGFLRLLRNPRWVLGLLLLGVGMALNIVALATASLTVVQPIGAIALVITTVVNSRELGLRLNRITVVAITACVAGSATFVVLAVNVTRSNASVSGSEEVTTVLLVGCAVALFGTLALSFRFRLGAFGYIFGAGVLFGFVAVLTKIIATHLLDPNGRFLLNVPIYSVFAIAAAAALGSWFVQSAYSSGPPDLVIAGLTVIDPIVGIAVGMAVLGELQPEVQPVTAVAMGAAAIVAIVGVIALSRHHPDVLQRRNERRRQ
- a CDS encoding glycosyltransferase, encoding MTEPAGRKPLTILIAADTYYPNINGAAQFGYRLARGMSARGHDVHVVAPRGGAGGPFTEPREEGTVHRLRSRGVFTHEYFRICLPWEIKAHIRMLFDRVQPDVVHVQSHYMIGEQVLYEAVRRGIRVVATNHFMPENMNPFLPFPQWFKDIIARNSWRDMGKVMSRADVVTTPTPLAAKAMHEHAFLTKVLPLSNGIDASVYELLPGEVVQPPPRPIVLFAGRLAEEKNINVLIDALARVAPDLDVCLEVVGGGEVRSSLEAQVVRLDLGDRVTFLGLVDDDELRRAYLRASLFVMPGTAELQSLVTLEAMSASTPVVLADAMALPHLVDGGVNGFLFTPNDSADLAEKMTRILSLPEDQLHAMGRASRRMVDRHSHEKTLKTFEALYYGESRSSETV
- a CDS encoding acyl-CoA dehydrogenase family protein translates to MAKPVIDPDNLPYGDGDFYAFEELLSEAERNRLHEIRAWLKAEVKPIAAEAWNQGVFPRSIIPKLAEIDIMSPVHRQGHSSLFAGLVHAEFTRADTSIATFMGVHDGLFTGSIEALASQEQKAAWLPDIYSLKKIGAFGLTEPLGGSDVAGGTRTTAQRDGDNWILNGEKRWIGNATFSDWVVIYARDLADNQVKGFLVDTTLEGYSATKIENKISLRSVENADIVLDNVIVSDDFHLKGANSFKDTNKVLKVTRLAVAWQAVGQQMAAFDVARRYAVERQQFGRPLASFQLIQDKLVQILGNTVSSMGMMVRLAQLEDAGAAKDEQSALAKAFTTARMRESVAHGRAILGGNGIVVDYEMAKIFADAEAIYSYEGTHEINTLVTGRAITGIAAFV